A window of the Arachis duranensis cultivar V14167 chromosome 5, aradu.V14167.gnm2.J7QH, whole genome shotgun sequence genome harbors these coding sequences:
- the LOC107490426 gene encoding aspartyl protease APCB1, translated as MDSDDQSPQIKGVVIISLPPPDNPSLGKTITAFTYTEPQSQSPSLQSQPQHQNFHNNSQSSSDHDNNNEFHSNPSSSPELQFSFRKLFFGTPTKIFTFFSVLLFALFLYGSFSSNTLQELSGLRNNDDHDDGPNSFLFPLFPKIGVHGQKDLRLKVRNFVDTQKENFVVTQRKADVFPKVADSSSVFPISGNIFPDGLYYTYLQVGNPPKRYFLDVDTGSDLTWIQCDAPCRSCAKGAHVPYKPVRSNIVPSVDSICFEVQKNQRNEYQGSLQQQCDYEIQYADHSSSLGVLIRDDVHLLTTNGSKAKLNFVFGCGYDQDGSLLNTLAKTDGIMGLSRAKVSLPFQLASKGLIKNVVGHCLSKDGVGGGYMFLGDDFVPYWGMTWAPMANTDLYQAEILGMNYGYRPLSFDGNSKVGKVIFDSGSSYTYFPKVAYLDLVASLEEVSGLGLVQDESDTTLPICWQANFPIRSVKDVKNVFDTLSLRFGSKWWILSTVFQIPPEGYLIISKKGNVCLAILDGSNVHDGSTIIIGDISLRGYMLVYDNVNKKIGWERAECGMPRRIRKNQNLLTDSML; from the exons ATGGATTCCGATGATCAATCGCCACAAATCAAAGGTGTTGTTATAATCTCCCTTCCACCACCAGATAACCCTTCTTTGGGTAAAACCATCACTGCTTTTACTTACACTGAACCTCAATCGCAATCTCCTTCTCTTCAATCTCAACCCCAACACCAAAATTTTCACAACAATTCTCAATCTAGTAGTGATCATGATAACAATAATGAATTTCATTCTAACCCATCATCAAGTCCGGAGCTTCAATTCTCTTTCAGGAAGCTCTTCTTTGGAACCCCAACAAAGATCTTCACTTTCTTTAGTGTCCTgctatttgctctttttctgtATGGTTCCTTCTCTTCTAATACACTTCAGGAACTGAGTGGTCTTAGGAACAACGACGATCATGATGATGGCCCAAACTCTTTTCTATTCCCTTTGTTTCCTAAAATTGGGGTTCATGGTCAGAAGGATTTGAGACTCAAAGTGAGGAATTTTGTTGACACGCAAAAAGAGAATTTTGTTGTGACTCAAAGAAAAGCCGATGTATTTCCTAAAGTTGCAGATTCTTCTTCTGTTTTTCCAATCAGTGGCAACATTTTTCCAGATGG GTTATATTACACATATCTACAAGTAGGAAATCCTCCAAAACGTTATTTTCTTGATGTCGATACAGGAAGTGACTTAACTTGGATACAGTGTGATGCTCCATGCAGAAGTTGTGCAAAG GGAGCACATGTACCGTACAAGCCGGTAAGATCCAACATAGTTCCATCTGTGGACTCTATCTGCTTTGAAGTACAGAAAAATCAGAGGAATGAATATCAAGGAAGTCTTCAGCAGCAGTGTGATTATGAGATCCAATATGCAGATCATAGTTCCTCCTTGGGGGTTCTCATTAGAGACGATGTTCATCTTTTGACTACTAATGGATCGAAAGCTAAGTTAAATTTCGTTTTTGG GTGTGGATATGATCAAGATGGCTCACTTCTGAATACGTTGGCAAAAACAGATGGAATCATGGGACTTAGCAGGGCGAAAGTGAGCCTGCCGTTCCAGTTGGCGAGTAAAGGGCTTATTAAGAATGTGGTTGGTCATTGCCTAAGCAAGGATGGAGTTGGTGGTGGATACATGTTCTTAGGTGATGATTTTGTGCCATATTGGGGTATGACTTGGGCTCCTATGGCCAATAC AGATTTATACCAAGCTGAGATTCTTGGGATGAATTACGGGTATAGGCCCCTCAGTTTTGATGGCAACAGCAAAGTAGGAAAGGTGATTTTTGACAGTGGCAGTTCTTATACGTATTTTCCAAAAGTTGCATACTTGGATCTTGTTGCTTCT CTCGAAGAAGTTTCTGGATTGGGACTCGTTCAAGACGAGTCAGATACGACCTTGCCTATTTGCTGGCAAGCTAATTTCCCGATAAG ATCTGTCAAAGATGTCAAGAATGTATTCGATACCTTGAGTCTTCGATTTGGAAGCAAGTGGTGGATTTTGTCGACGGTGTTTCAGATTCCTCCGGAGGGTTACTTGATTATTAGT AAAAAAGGCAATGTATGCTTGGCTATCCTTGATGGTAGCAATGTACATGATGGATCCACCATTATAATTGGAG ACATTTCATTAAGAGGATATATGCTTGTGTATGACaatgtgaataaaaaaattggttggGAGAGAGCAGAATGTGGCATGCCAAGAAGAATCAGAAAGAATCAGAATCTCTTGACTGATAGCATGCTATAG
- the LOC107490424 gene encoding lysine-specific histone demethylase 1 homolog 1, whose protein sequence is METTADPPPQLSPPPPPPISDPISPENDVALSPQLNNSSEDQSSSLPKETTPETAVLESPEDSSSSHQHAPPDPNPAAPGPPRKRRRRKKFFTEINGAASIAARNRRNDVAKDCDVEALIAISVGFPVDSLTEEEIEANVVSTVGGSEQTNYIVVRNHILARWRSNVDVWLTRDRALQSIRSEHKGLVDSAYRFLLEHGYINFGIAPPIKEAKLKPFDDFERGTVIVIGAGFAGLVAARQLVFLGFKVAILEGRMRPGGRVKTKKMMGDGVEAAADFGGSVLTGINGNPLGVLARQLGLPLHKVRDLCPLYMPDGRAVDSDIDSRVEVSFNKLLERVCKLRQDMIEEVKSVDVPLGTALEAFRRVYKVCEEQEERMLLNWHLANLEYANATLMSNLSMAYWDQDDPYEMGGDHCFIPGGNEIFVRALAEDLPIFYGRTVECVKYGSDGVIVYASGQEFRGDMVVCTVPLGVLKKGSIEFVPELPQRKKDAIHRLGFGLLNKVAILFPYNFWGGNIDTFGHLTEDLSMRGEFFLFYSYSSVSGGPLLVALVAGDAAIRFEMMSPVESVRRVLDILKDIYNPKGIVVPEPVQAVCTRWGKDHFAYGSYSYVAVGSSGDDYDILAESVGDGRLFFAGEATSKQYPATMHGAFLSGMREAANILRVANRRSLVPVDRTRNTRESDELNKLFMNPDLKFGSFSALFNPEPNDLDSIALLRVKIGEAVMDSGNLYLYAMVSKKQAVELSQVDGDENRMRMLSHNFGVSLVGRKGLSSAAESIIGSIKLSRSNLIKAENGLVHHMNS, encoded by the coding sequence ATGGAAACGACGGCGGACCCTCCACCACAGCTATCACCGCCGCCCCCACCACCCATCTCCGACCCCATATCGCCGGAAAACGACGTGGCACTGTCCCCACAGCTCAACAACTCCTCGGAAGACCAATCATCCTCCCTCCCAAAGGAAACGACACCAGAAACCGCCGTTTTGGAATCCCCAGAAGATTCTTCTTCATCTCACCAACACGCCCCACCTGACCCCAACCCCGCGGCTCCCGGTCCTCCCCGCAAGCGCCGCCGTCGCAAGAAATTTTTCACGGAGATCAACGGCGCCGCCTCCATCGCCGCCAGGAACCGCCGTAACGATGTTGCCAAGGACTGCGATGTCGAGGCCCTCATCGCCATCTCCGTCGGTTTCCCCGTCGACTCTCTGACGGAGGAGGAGATCGAGGCCAACGTCGTCTCCACCGTCGGCGGCTCCGAGCAGACCAACTACATCGTCGTCCGAAACCACATCCTCGCACGGTGGCGCTCCAACGTCGACGTGTGGCTCACGCGCGATCGAGCCCTCCAATCTATCCGTTCCGAGCACAAAGGGTTGGTCGATTCCGCGTACCGTTTCCTCCTCGAGCACGGGTACATCAATTTCGGCATCGCGCCACCGATTAAAGAAGCGAAGTTGAAACCTTTCGATGATTTCGAAAGAGGAACGGTGATTGTGATTGGTGCTGGGTTCGCAGGTTTGGTTGCGGCGCGGCAATTGGTGTTTCTAGGGTTTAAAGTTGCGATTTTGGAGGGAAGGATGCGCCCTGGTGGGCGCGTGAAGACAAAGAAGATGATGGGTGATGGAGTTGAGGCTGCAGCGGATTTTGGTGGGAGTGTGCTTACTGGAATCAATGGCAACCCTCTTGGGGTTTTGGCGAGGCAATTGGGTTTGCCTCTTCATAAGGTTAGGGATCTTTGCCCTTTGTATATGCCTGATGGAAGGGCTGTTGATTCTGATATTGATTCTAGGGTTGAAGTTTCATTTAATAAGCTTTTGGAGAGGGTTTGTAAGCTTAGGCAGGATATGATTGAGGAGGTTAAGTCGGTTGATGTGCCGTTAGGGACGGCGCTGGAGGCATTCCGGCGGGTTTATAAGGTTTGTGAGGAACAGGAGGAAAGGATGCTGTTGAATTGGCACCTTGCTAATTTGGAGTATGCTAATGCTACTCTGATGTCGAATTTGTCCATGGCATATTGGGATCAGGACGATCCTTATGAGATGGGTGGTGATCACTGTTTTATCCCCGGAGGGAACGAGATTTTCGTTAGGGCGCTCGCGGAAGATTTACCAATTTTCTATGGGCGGACTGTGGAGTGTGTTAAGTATGGATCTGATGGGGTGATTGTTTATGCCAGCGGGCAGGAATTCCGGGGGGACATGGTGGTTTGCACTGTGCCGTTAGGTGTGCTTAAGAAGGGGTCTATTGAGTTTGTCCCTGAGCTTCCTCAGAGAAAGAAAGATGCAATTCATAGGTTAGGGTTTGGGTTGCTGAACAAGGTTGCTATTCTATTTCCATATAATTTCTGGGGTGGGAACATTGATACGTTTGGTCATTTGACTGAGGACTTGAGTATGAGGGGTGAGTTTTTTCTGTTCTATAGCTACTCTTCTGTGTCCGGAGGCCCACTACTCGTTGCCCTTGTTGCCGGGGATGCTGCAATTAGGTTTGAGATGATGTCACCGGTGGAGTCTGTGAGAAGGGTTTTGGACATTCTGAAGGATATATATAACCCAAAGGGAATTGTTGTTCCGGAACCTGTTCAGGCAGTCTGTACGCGGTGGGGGAAGGATCACTTTGCTTATGGATCTTATTCTTATGTTGCTGTTGGTTCATCAGGAGACGATTATGATATTCTTGCAGAGAGTGTTGGAGATGGGAGACTGTTCTTTGCCGGTGAGGCGACCAGTAAACAATATCCTGCGACAATGCACGGAGCATTTCTTAGTGGAATGAGAGAGGCTGCAAACATTCTGAGGGTCGCAAATAGAAGATCTTTGGTGCCAGTTGACAGAACAAGAAACACCAGAGAGAGTGATGAATTGAACAAATTGTTTATGAACCCTGACCTCAAATTTGGGAGCTTCTCTGCTTTGTTTAATCCAGAGCCGAATGATCTTGATTCTATTGCATTACTACGCGTTAAAATTGGAGAAGCGGTCATGGACTCTGGCAATCTTTATCTTTACGCCATGGTTTCGAAGAAGCAAGCCGTTGAGTTGAGTCAGGTGGATGGAGACGAAAACAGGATGAGAATGTTAAGCCACAATTTTGGGGTGAGTTTGGTTGGGAGGAAGGGCTTAAGTAGTGCTGCTGAATCTATTATTGGCAGCATAAAATTATCGAGATCCAATCTTATTAAAGCAGAAAATGGTCTGGTTCACCACATGAATTCTTAG
- the LOC107490425 gene encoding protein phosphatase PP2A regulatory subunit A, with product MAAMVDQPLYPIAVLIDELKNEDIQLRLNSIRRLSTIARALGEERTRKELIPFLSENNDDDDEVLLAMAEELGVFVPYVGGVEYANVLLPPLETLCTVEETCVRDKSVESLCRIGAQMKEQHLVEHFIPLVKRLAAGEWFTARVSSCGLFHIAYPSAPEAMKTELRTIYGQLCQDDMPMVRRSAATNLGKFAATVEPAHLKTDIMSVFEDLTHDDQDSVRLLAVEGCAALGKLLELQDCVAHILPVIVNFSQDKSWRVRYMVANQLYELCEAVGPEPTRSELVPAYVRLLRDNEAEVRIAAAGKVTKFSRILSPELAIQHILPCVKELSTDSSQHVRSALASVIMGMAPVLGKDATIEQLLPIFLSLLKDEFPDVRLNIISKLDQVNQVIGIDLLSQSLLPAIVELAEDRHWRVRLAIIEYIPLLASQLGVGFFDDKLGALCMQWLKDKVYSIRDAAANNVKRLAEEFGPEWAMQHIIPQVLDMINDPHYLYRMTILHAISLLAPVLGTEITTSKLLPLVINASKDRVPNIKFNVAKVLQSLIPIVDESVAESTIRPCLVELSEDPDVDVRFFASQALQSNDQVQMSS from the exons ATGGCGGCTATGGTGGATCAACCTCTGTATCCGATCGCGGTTCTCATCGACGAGCTGAAGAACGAGGACATTCAGCTGAGGCTGAACTCGATCCGGAGGCTCTCGACGATCGCGCGCGCTCTCGGTGAGGAGAGGACCAGGAAGGAGCTGATCCCTTTCCTCAGCGAGAACAATGACGACGACGATGAGGTCCTCCTCGCCATGGCCGAGGAGCTTGGCGTCTTCGTACCCTACGTCGGAGGCGTGGAGTACGCCAACGTCCTGTTGCCACCGTTGGAAACCCTATGCACCGTTGAGGAAACTTGTGTTAGGGACAAATCTGTGGAGTCTCTGTGTAGGATTGGTGCTCAGATGAAGGAACAACACTTGGTTGAGCACTTCATTCCTTTAGTTAAG AGGTTGGCTGCTGGTGAGTGGTTCACAGCACGAGTTTCCTCGTGTGGCTTGTTTCATATTGCTTACCCTAGTGCACCGGAGGCAATGAAAACTGAACTGAGGACAATATATGGTCAGCTGTGTCAAGATGATATGCCAATGGTTAGGAGATCTGCTGCCACAAACCTTGGAAAGTTTGCTGCCACTGTTGAACCTGCTCACTTGAAAACAGATATCATGTCTGTATTTGAGGACCTCACACATGATG ATCAAGATTCAGTTCGGCTACTTGCTGTTGAGGGCTGTGCAGCTCTTGGGAAATTGTTGGAGCTTCAAGATTGTGTTGCACATATTCTTCCTGTGATAGTCAATTTCTCTCAG GATAAGTCATGGCGTGTGCGTTACATGGTTGCTAATCAATTATATGAGCTATGTGAAGCTGTTGGTCCTGAACCCACCAG GTCAGAGTTGGTTCCTGCATATGTGCGCTTACTGCGTGATAATGAGGCTGAAGTACGTATTGCTGCTGCTGGAAAAGTGACTAAATTTTCCCGAATATTAAGTCCTGAACTTGCCATTCAGCATATTCTACCTTGTGTGAAG GAGTTATCGACAGATTCAAGTCAACATGTTCGCTCTGCCTTGGCTTCCGTTATAATGGGAATGGCACCAGTGTTAGGGAAG GATGCAACAATTGAGCAACTTCTTCCTatcttcctttctcttttgaAAGATGAGTTTCCTGATGTTAGGTTAAACATTATTAGCAAGCTTGATCAAGTGAACCAG GTTATCGGTATTGACCTGTTATCTCAATCCCTGTTGCCAGCTATCGTTGAACTCGCTGAGGATCGGCACTGGAGAGTTCGACTTGCAATCATAGAATATATACCCTTACTAGCAAGTCAGCTGGGTGTAGGCTTTTTTGATGATAAGCTTGGAGCTCTTTGCATGCAGTGGCTAAAGGACAAG GTATATTCAATTCGTGATGCAGCTGCTAATAATGTAAAACGCTTAGCAGAAGAATTTGGACCAGAGTGGGCAATGCAGCATATCATTCCCCAG GTTTTGGACATGATTAATGATCCGCATTATCTGTATCGGATGACTATTCTGCATGCTATTTCACTCCTAGCTCCTGTTCTAGGCACAGAAATCACTACTTCAAAACTTCTTCCCCTGGTCATTAATGCATCTAAAGATAG GGTACCCAATATCAAATTCAATGTAGCTAAAGTGTTGCAATCTCTCATTCCAATTGTTGATGAGTCG GTTGCTGAGAGCACCATCCGTCCCTGTTTGGTTGAGCTCAGTGAGGATCCAGATGTTGATGTGAGGTTTTTCGCCTCTCAAGCATTGCAATCTAATGATCAAGTCCAGATGTCCAGCTAG